The following are from one region of the Saimiri boliviensis isolate mSaiBol1 chromosome 18, mSaiBol1.pri, whole genome shotgun sequence genome:
- the DHFR2 gene encoding dihydrofolate reductase 2, mitochondrial: MVRLLNCIVAVSQNMGIGKKGDLPWPPLRNEFRYFQRMTTTSSIEGKQNLVIMGRQTWFSIPEKNRPLKDRINLVLSRELKEPPQGAHFLARSLDDALNLTEQPELANKVDMIWIIGGSSVYKEAMSHPGHLKLFVTRIMQDFESDTFFPEIYLEKYRLLPEYPGVLSDVQEEKGIKYKFEVYEKND; encoded by the coding sequence ATGGTTCGTTTGCTAAACTGCATCGTCGCTGTGTCCCAGAACATGGGTATCGGCAAGAAGGGGGACCTGCCCTGGCCGCCACTCAGAAATGAATTCAGGTATTTCCAGAGAATGACTACAACTTCTTCAATAGAAGGTAAACAGAATCTGGTGATTATGGGTAGACAGACCTGgttctccattcctgagaagaATCGACCTTTAAAGGATAGAATTAATTTGGTTCTCAGCAGAGAACTCAAGGAACCTCCACAAGGAGCTCATTTTCTTGCCAGAAGTCTGGATGATGCATTAAACCTTACTGAACAACCGGAATTAGCAAATAAAGTAGATATGATTTGGATAATTGGTGGCAGTTCTGTTTATAAGGAAGCCATGAGTCACCCAGGCCACCTTAAACTATTTGTGACAAGAATCATGCAGGACTTTGAAAGTGACACGTTTTTTCCGGAAATTTATTTGGAGAAATACAGACTTCTGCCAGAATACCCAGGTGTTCTCTCTGATGTCCAGGAGGAGAAAGGCATTAAGTACAAGTTTGAAGTATATGAGAAGAATGATTAA